The following coding sequences lie in one Rhodohalobacter barkolensis genomic window:
- a CDS encoding PH domain-containing protein has product MSDKSITLTPSHKSLFWWYLLGFILIPLFGVGIYLIYRFYSSHNSIVYTITDHAITAKDSRIEQKMDLVNIHDVDVTQKWIDKKFGIGIVTIHSNSRTVDLIGLENPQKLADMILSAAKAERKRISELKTRTAREEPSAPGRDDRMDYLTGLWQQGLISEEDYEKERKHFE; this is encoded by the coding sequence ATGTCTGACAAATCCATCACTTTGACGCCATCTCATAAATCGCTCTTCTGGTGGTATCTGCTGGGCTTCATCCTCATTCCCCTGTTCGGCGTGGGGATCTATCTGATCTACAGATTTTATTCATCTCACAACTCGATTGTATATACAATCACAGATCATGCTATAACGGCGAAAGATTCTAGAATTGAACAGAAAATGGATCTCGTCAACATTCATGATGTGGATGTCACCCAAAAATGGATCGATAAAAAGTTTGGGATCGGGATCGTTACCATTCATTCAAACTCCAGGACTGTAGATTTGATCGGACTGGAAAATCCGCAAAAGCTTGCTGACATGATTCTGTCGGCGGCAAAGGCTGAACGCAAACGAATTTCTGAACTGAAAACAAGAACTGCCAGGGAGGAACCCTCCGCTCCCGGAAGAGATGACCGGATGGACTACTTGACGGGCCTCTGGCAGCAGGGACTGATCTCCGAAGAGGATTACGAAAAAGAGAGAAAACATTTTGAGTAA